ACTTACAGAACACACCCAATCCGTTAAATATTCATTGATGGTACAGACTCTAGACTTGACTGGGCATTGTCCGTGATGCAGTTCCGAGACCTtatacagtacgaggagggtgatttggtactcaaacgctcacagagcgttgacCCGCGCAGTCCTCCGCTCAGAATTTGCGCGGGTTTGCAGCGGGATTTGAGCGGGGTTTGAGCGGGCTTCGAGCGGATTGGCAGCAGGTTCGGGCGCGGGCTTGAGCGGGTTCGCAGCGGGCTTGAGCGGTTTTGtagcgggcttgagcggactAGTATCGGACCCGCTCGCCGGGCGGGcttgtagcgggcccgctcgagcggacttgtagcggacccgctcgagcggacttgtagcggacccgctcgagcggaattgaataggacccgctcaatcagtaatgacggtagACTTTCAACAGCCCGATGTcgattaattatactttaattaccatgagatacaaattcatatgtgtaatgtattgcAAATGCAATCGTTGTTATAAGTTGAATAATATCTACAATGATGaactgtatgacagtgtacttgATTTCAgcccattttgataaaaactatttgtagggAAATATTGTAATTATTAAAGTTCAAATAGACTATTTTCATGCATGTGCAAGAACACTCTCATAAATCCAGTAATATTGGATATAGTcgtcatttagtgttaggagctgagtcaatacattgtaaatgtatcctgTGACTACTAACTTGTGACTGTCTTCTTTGGAAAAACGAAAATGTAATCTTTTTGGTTAATGGTGGACAATGAACCAAGTGTCAGCAGtagcattatttcattcttacgGAACTTGGAGACGGGTCAAAAGGCGGTTTTGTGATCATTTCTAGAGTACCTAGGACggtcggatcttggtcagaatttTTGTGCATCTCGAGTGGGATATGAGGAACACGGAAATGTGCTCAATCCTGTAACCATTTTAATAGTGGACAATGAGCCGCATGTCCAAGgcagcattattacaattctgatttagctgacctttgtatagatggcgttttgtgcatgacctcggagaggccacatataaggggctcgttattttgaTCTCGACTTATTTTCACATAgacatttgaagtatttagctaGCAACATGTCTGTTTGAGAACATTATCGTTGAATTTCTGTAGTAAGTTTCATAAactttacaattatttgaacatttcgtagttttaaATACACGGCCtaaaaatattgtgtttttattactatcattatttatgtgtccATCGGGGACATCTCTTGCATGGATAATTATATCACGGACATACACTTACATAcatattaccggtagatatcgaaatcagtgctaatagtttcccaactatagtagctaatcatttaattactaTCTTCTCAGAAAAAAATCGTCACAAGATTTCACTTTGATTACAAGACAGAACATTatagtatgtatgtacatgtatgtatgtatatcttatattgtatatacacatgtatactgttaaacggaaattgtcaaataaaatacagtttaaactatatagaccacagAATGATTCTGTGTGTAgtccaatattctttctttattgtgagaaaaacaatacattggtgtcatctatcatgtgtatgtgatgAAAACGTctacaaaaacacattttaaacatattttaatcaattatatcGACAAGATGGGAATATTTCCGGTCCTTTTTATTtcggaattaaaaaaaatacgtacTGACTATGCGAAAGTCACCATTATTATCAAGACCCAACACCCAAACAATTTGAAGTATTTCGTCCTTCACCGAGCTATTGACCATTGTCCATTTTATGTCCGATGAAGCCTGAAATTAGATTAACTGTAATTGTATTAGATACacagtgtacgtacatgtaattgaaattttccattgaaactggtaggtaacaaagatTTTCAGGAGAAGATATGAACCCTGTCTTCAGAAAATGTAGGAGATGAGTATCATTATCTGTACTATTCTAAATTATTACCGctcaaatccaaataaaactaaactaaaaggTCTGTTAAAAGGTCATAATTATAAACGAAGTTCTAaatggtttgtcttttttttttctaaaaaaatatctcttctttgattacgtgtatgtaaaataatcctatgaatattcatatatatgtacttatgatacaatgttaatgttcctcATGTTACACATTTCCATGTGTTATATAGTCTCCAAATAAAACTGTGCATGGAGACCACGTGGTTAAAATCGcgtcatttacaaatcatgattggagttaatcaatgtgatatagataaatcctctatacacaggacaaataccggtcgtgtacagtgtagttaccgttatagaaatgttttcacctgctgttaacatctgccaatcacatattttgattacaatagcgAGTATACCTGTATCGCAGTGACccccatcggacccctacgGCTTTTTGACCTGCGGgcagaatgttgttacataagGATTTAGCCAGTATTCTCGATGTCGGCATGACGTCACAGTCACGTGACAATTCTTCGCAACAAATCCGCCATATTTGTTTGGGGGTAAGCTGGGGAAATTGTTGCTAAATTACGTACGTCCCATTTTCATCTGCCATATTTTTGAGTCAAGCTATGATATTTCTTAATCATGTCGTTCGGATATCAAGAAGAGTTACCCCCAGATGCTAAGGGACGGTATATTGAAAAATTGCATATTATTGGTGAAGATATCTGCCCCTACAAGGTCCCCGCTGACACCTGGATCAATGACCCGAAGCAATGGCCGCCATTACAGTACAACGATGTTTACAGTTACCTCATCAAATTTCCTCGTGAGTATTTAACCACTGCTAATAAATAGTCAATATATAATCACAGATATACCCTGGGGCACCTGCTTAACAAAAGGACACGCGAATAAGGCTGTATTAGTAGTTATTTCCTctgttttaacatgtttattttggaAGGTATGAATTCTATTTTTGGCACACAAAGCAAACAGTGACACACGAACCGTGACACTACACCTTCCACAGGTGAATAAATATAGCACGCCGGCAGCAATATGAATCAAAGCACCGGTACAAAGTTAAATAATTGACACATTGGTTTCTGGATTCAGTTTAATAAATGACATTGGCCTACCTAGCTCAAGcacaataattataaaattcagTCGGTTTAACGGTTcatatataactatattatGACACAGTGTATAAATTTAAAGATATCAACTACTTATTatgtcaaaatgaaatattatgcATGTTGTTTCCTAGTCTACATGTTGGGCCATTTTCCACTTTATCTAATCTTGATAGCCCCTCCGGGATCCCTCcaagtatataaataaatgttaaaagtCAATACACatgcaataaaaaataaaatacatttgtatacagattatactgtatgtgatagTTACAATATTTATGTCTCCAAAATTGAGTGTTTTTCCTACTTCCAGTACTGtgcatatatatagtttataagtgTAGCAggccaggttttaattgtaaataccgTACATAGTTGTGTGGTCGCCTTCTActtccggctagggggaatttccctttagctcagttgGAAGAgtggcggaccagtaagccgagggtcacGGGTTTGATCCcagctggctgcacactactactccttgaacttttacataattataaatataacttCAATTTGTACCTGCTCTCAAAAAATCATGGAACAGGAATTTGAATCCctcacaaacatatatatactttggccttaacattatttcatttctattaGCAAAACACTTCTAATTATATTTTACCCAAGTTCATGTAAAGATTTttaacacatacatatgttgaaatagaaataatatatagaaaaaatattcatactttagaatttataattacatgttcATTGGTCCTCAAggtcttcattttaaatatgcAAAATGCCTCAAGCTCTATGACACATTCATTAGGTTCTTAAATGGTTAGAAAATTATATCActagtgttgttaatttttgttttgctttattTAACAGGTGTATATTCATCAGAGGCTATGGAAAACTACAGATCCCTTGATGCCCATGTGTTCTTCGTATCTGGATGGGTGCAGACAGTTTTTCATAGAAAGACAACCTGTGGACATGTGATTGCAAAGGCAGATGTGAAACCATCATGGAGAGTGACAGACGAGCCTCATCACCCTTGGGTTGCTTTAAAGAGAAATGGACCAGTTATCACTGCCCATTGCGACTGTATGGCTGGGTAAGTAATCTGTGTACGTCCCATCGTAAATTTGTTTTATGACTAATTAGAGATGGATCAGAGGGCAAGTTTTAAAAAAGTTGAAGTCTTTTAAATTACATAAGTGTTGTTTATACTTAAACTCAATGAGTTGtcttaatgaattaaaataattcaatatctggtatattaaaattaataaaatggcAAATATGCCATGCCTACTTATACGTACAGGATTCTTGACCAAATAACTGTGTTAAAAAATGATCATATTGCATTATTCAGTAACTTAACAACATTGAAGATATTTAAGGCCATAAGGGAAACGTGTAGAAAATTTACCAATAAATTGTGAAGAAATGAGActgaatgataaattatatcCATAAAATGTGAAACATAATGCctattatttattttccatGATTCGGCTAtgtcatttatcattttttttagcttgttgtttgatgtttattttgtttttaaattttgtagACTCGGAGAGACCTGTTCTCACATTGGCGCCCTGTTGTTCAAGATGGAAGCAGCGGTCCGTTTCGGATATACAAGGTCCACCTGCACCGATGAATCGTGTCTATGGAACCAGTGTTTCACCAAGGATGTGCAGCCAGCACCAATATCGGACATTAAGTTTTATAAACAGGCAGCTAAGGATAGACTTACTAATAAGAAATTTAAGACTCAACCTACACCATCAACAGAGGAAGAGCAACAGACATTTTTAGAGTCTTTAAGTAGCCTGGAGGAAAATTTAGTTGGACTTAGTGCCTTCAAGGAGTATGCGGGGCCTTTTGTTGGACTAGGACCAAAACTGGTAAAAGATAAACTACCACCCTCTTTGAGGAACATGTTTAATGAAAGAAACAATATGATGTCAGATGAAGACTTTTTGCAGTTATCTGAGAAAAccattgaaaatttcaaaataacagTTGATGAAGTAAAGAAGGTGGAGGACATTACTAGGAGCCAATCAAGTTCCTTAGCCTGGCACCATCAGAGATCTGGCCGCATCACTGCCTCAGTTGCAGGGGAGGTACTGCATACTTCAACATCAAATCCGTCACTTTCCCTCTTGAAGAAGATATGCATTCCCAACACGTCATCACCAAATGTACCTTCATTGAATTGGGGAAAGCAGCATGAAGAAGATGCTTATAAACTGTATCAGTTTCTGATGGAAGTGGAAGACAGCGGTGAGCTAGATATTATTCCAAAAGGAGAGATCTTTTTGAAAGACATATCTCATAAGCATGTGAACTTAAACGTGGCAAAGGCAGGATTTTGTATTTCTTTCAGTAAACCTTTCCTTGGGGCTTCACCAGATGGCCATGTGTTTTGTGAGTGTTGTGGGAAAGGCCTTCTGGAAATTAAATGTCCATACAACATGAGACAAACAACATTGATGGAGGCTTTAAAGGACAAAACTTTCTGTCTGGATGCAGACACATTCAGTGTGAAGAGAAACCACAAGTACTTTGCACAAGTACAGCTACAGATGTACGCTTGTGATGGTCAATACACAGATTTTGTGGTATGGAGCCCCAACGATTGTGTAATTAGCCGTATTCGAAGGGACGATGCCTTTATCGACGAAATGGTTGAAAGTCTTGAACAGTTTTGGAAGTGTGTGGTTTTACCAGAGTTGTTGACCAGAAAGATTGAAAACAGCAATGTAAACAAGTCTGGCAACATAACTGGATACATAGTTCAGAAAGATGCTGacaaaacattctgtttatgtAAAACCACGAAGGACAATGCAGACATGGTTGGATGTGATAGATGTGATGACTGGTTTCATCCAGCGTGCTTGAAGTTAAAGAGACTACCCAAATCCAAAACATGGTACTGTCCTAAATGTAGACAGCAAAAGAAAAAACAGAAATTGTGACATTCTGACATAATGTGAAAGGTTTTGCTATGTATTCCCAGGGATTTCGGGTGTATCTTGTGAACTATGAAGTGACTTCGATATGTAGTGTctagtgttaatgtatatttgGCAAAATCAATAATGCTTTCCTGTAAAAAAGTGATGGAAAGTGAAATTTTCTCTTTTATTTCACAATTACTGATGATGATATGCCAGaacattttgtgttttatactTGTTATTACTTTTAATTTGCAATCATGATCTCAGATATAGACCTATTCAAATAAGATCAACTGCATGATCAATATAACAAAAgattcaaaatatttcttatgaCTTTGATTCACagttctgtttatatatattgctaGGAGGTTGTGTATTATACTTGTTATTACTATTAATTTATGATCATGATCTCatatgtataacaaaaaaattgaaataactCTTTCGATTTTGATTCAAAGATATGTGGTGTATAGGTTGTGCAATGTTGTGAATACAGAATAGTACTAGACccaaatgaattatatataaatgcccatggataatatatttataatgtatgagAATTGTGCGTTAGGCTGTGCAAGATCGTGATAGTAGTACtagatattcatatatatatatagtgttgcAATATGTTTTAAGTTGCAGAATATGTTCTTCAATTTGttggatttatttttttgatgttAATATATAAAAGATGAATGATGAAAGAatcatttgaattttaaaaagtctttttttttctgttcctTCTATGTATGCGTGTGTACAATAATGTTTTAAAGGGACATTTTGCCCAGGATACCAATACAGTTAAAgttcacatttgtttttttacttttctagCATTTAAATTCTAAACTAGGGCAAAAATTctctttataattatataattgacaTGCGCACCAGGTTATCTATATAGTCCAATTAAGTCCTCTTTTCTTTGCGGACCATCATGATCACCCCTCATAGGACAGGTATGGaattaagtatttatatatatacacgtgtgtgaatTTGGACTTGTCATTGTTTTCTCCGATTTAAGTTATATCCATCAAATGTCTGGTGGATGAATCCCAACACACATAAAACAACTATATTAGCTAATTCCCATGTGTTGATACATTCTATACACTTGGCATATGGGTCCCTTTTATTTATAATGTCTTCTCGTGATAATTTTACTAGATGAAAGAAGCAAACACTGATGATAAAGAATAGTAACTCAAGAATAAAGAATtactttaaatttattttacataccAGTGACAAAACTGTTGTTAATTACAAGATAGTTGACGGTTTTGcaaaatttttttgaaattgttgatcaataatacaatataagattttgaaacaatatttatttgtaaaagCTTAAGCATCCTATAGACTTTGTATCCTGGCAAAAATTAACTTCAAAGACATTCTCctgattatttcaaaaatatccaTAGAATTTGAAATATTCCAACATGTACAACTAAATAGTATCATACAGTTATAAAATACCTCAGCCTTTGTACACAATGCCTTGACCTAGATTGGTTAATGCAGCACAAACAGTTATCAGTTTATCACAACTAGATTCAGCAGACTCCAAACTTTCATCTTTCAAACTCTGAACACATCTAACTGGCATGGTTCCCTTTAGTATGGTAAACCTGTTCTTCATTAGTCCTATAACTCGTTCAATGTGAATTCTCACAGAAGATATCTTCCTAGATGTTTCGACCTCTGAAGCTGGCAATTGTTTTTTTCCTTTCGTGAAAGCTGGTGTTATAAGTTCAGCTGA
This genomic stretch from Pecten maximus chromosome 16, xPecMax1.1, whole genome shotgun sequence harbors:
- the LOC117314631 gene encoding uncharacterized protein LOC117314631 — protein: MSFGYQEELPPDAKGRYIEKLHIIGEDICPYKVPADTWINDPKQWPPLQYNDVYSYLIKFPRVYSSEAMENYRSLDAHVFFVSGWVQTVFHRKTTCGHVIAKADVKPSWRVTDEPHHPWVALKRNGPVITAHCDCMAGLGETCSHIGALLFKMEAAVRFGYTRSTCTDESCLWNQCFTKDVQPAPISDIKFYKQAAKDRLTNKKFKTQPTPSTEEEQQTFLESLSSLEENLVGLSAFKEYAGPFVGLGPKLVKDKLPPSLRNMFNERNNMMSDEDFLQLSEKTIENFKITVDEVKKVEDITRSQSSSLAWHHQRSGRITASVAGEVLHTSTSNPSLSLLKKICIPNTSSPNVPSLNWGKQHEEDAYKLYQFLMEVEDSGELDIIPKGEIFLKDISHKHVNLNVAKAGFCISFSKPFLGASPDGHVFCECCGKGLLEIKCPYNMRQTTLMEALKDKTFCLDADTFSVKRNHKYFAQVQLQMYACDGQYTDFVVWSPNDCVISRIRRDDAFIDEMVESLEQFWKCVVLPELLTRKIENSNVNKSGNITGYIVQKDADKTFCLCKTTKDNADMVGCDRCDDWFHPACLKLKRLPKSKTWYCPKCRQQKKKQKL